The following are encoded in a window of Manihot esculenta cultivar AM560-2 chromosome 8, M.esculenta_v8, whole genome shotgun sequence genomic DNA:
- the LOC110621712 gene encoding cytochrome P450 89A2-like translates to MFCLLVLMCFGDKLDQKQIEEVERVERAMLLNSCRFNLLNFWPRLSKIVFPKCWSQFLHLRKDGEDVLIPLIRARMKVKEEKLSKSNNGDDDYILSYVDTLLDLQLPHEKRKLSEDEIVTLCNEFLNAGIDTTSTALHWIMANLVKYPQIQEKLFVEIKGIIGEAAEEIKEEEVKQMAYLIAVVLEGLRRQPPGHFVLPHSVTDDAKLGNYLLPKNGTINFMVAEMGWDPKVWEDPMAFKPERFMGSEEVFDITGSREIKMMPFGVGRRMCPGYGFAMLNLEYFVANLVWKFERMEMMLTCLRRSSQW, encoded by the coding sequence ATGTTTTGCTTGCTAGTTCTCATGTGTTTTGGCGATAAGCTTGATCAGAAACAGATTGAAGAAGTCGAGAGAGTTGAGCGAGCTATGCTTTTGAATAGTTGCAGATTCAATTTACTCAATTTCTGGCCAAGGTTGTCCAAAATCGTGTTCCCCAAATGCTGGTCACAGTTTTTGCATCTCCGGAAGGATGGAGAAGACGTCTTAATTCCATTAATTAGAGCAAGAATGAAGGTGAAGGAAGAGAAATTGAGCAAATCCAACAACGGAGATGACGACTATATCTTATCATATGTTGATACACTTCTAGATCTTCAACTCCCCCATGAGAAAAGGAAGCTCAGCGAAGATGAAATTGTTACTTTATGCAACGAATTTCTTAACGCCGGCATAGACACTACCTCCACGGCCTTGCACTGGATCATGGCGAATCTGGTTAAGTACCCACAAATTCAAGAGAAGCTTTTCGTGGAAATCAAAGGAATTATTGGGGAGGCAGCAGAAGAGATAAAGGAAGAAGAAGTGAAACAGATGGCTTATCTGATAGCTGTAGTTTTAGAAGGGCTAAGGCGACAGCCACCAGGGCATTTTGTGCTGCCACATTCAGTGACTGATGATGCAAAATTGGGTAACTATTTATTGCCCAAAAATGGGACTATAAATTTCATGGTAGCAGAGATGGGTTGGGATCCAAAGGTGTGGGAAGATCCCATGGCGTTCAAGCCAGAGAGGTTCATGGGGAGTGAAGAAGTGTTTGATATAACAGGAAGCAGGGAGATTAAGATGATGCCATTTGGAGTTGGAAGGAGGATGTGCCCTGGCTATGGCTTTGCAATGCTTAATCTGGAGTATTTTGTAGCTAATTTAGTTTGGAAATTTGAGCGGATGGAGATGATGTTGACTTGTCTGAGGAGGAGTTCACAGTGGTGA
- the LOC110620150 gene encoding probable folate-biopterin transporter 7, whose protein sequence is MVSSSAPTTNRIRGILGVGFWVQGFRCFPWMAVYFFLKDGLHVDPSTLQLLQNSANLPMVGKPLYGLVSDAVYISGQHRIPYIVFGAFLQAVSWLAIAILPPSALSIFCISVFLLLSNLGASIAEVANDAIVAEVGKQPTTSSKKSQSSSSGELQSFVWIASSAGGVLGNLLGGIAITRCSPQVTFLFFGVVLTLQLFITIAVRESSLNLPKSTSNAGIMKQLSQLSVALKKPEVAYSIAWFAASYAVIPALTGTMFFYQTRYLKIDSSLLGISKVFGQAAMVLWSIIYNHHLKTVPARKLIAAIQATMAVFMASDVLFVRGFYRNMGVPDALYVIIFSGLLEVMFFFKILPFNILIAQLCPPGCEGSLMALVASAIALALIVSGYFGVALASYIGVTGDDFSGFPRALLIQAVCTLLPIYWSSCVPDDKESTARKKNL, encoded by the exons ATGGTTTCTTCTTCCGCTCCTACTACCAATCGGATCCGGGGAATTCTCGGCGTCGGCTTCTGGGTTCAAGGTTTCAGGTGCTTTCCATGGATGGCTGTCTACTTTTTCTTGAAAGATGGCCTCCATGTCGACCCTTCTACTCTCCAGCTCCTCCAGAACTCCGCTAATCTTCCCATGGTCGGTAAACCTCTCTACGGTCTCGTTTCTGATGCCGTTTACATCTCCGGCCAGCATCGTATCCCTTACATCGTCTTTGGAG CTTTCTTGCAAGCAGTTTCATGGCTAGCTATTGCAATCCTCCCACCCTCAGCCCTCTCAATTTTCTGTATCAGCGTATTCCTTCTCCTTAGTAATCTTGGTGCTTCAATAGCTGAGGTTGCAAACGATGCCATTGTTGCAGAGGTCGGAAAACAGCCCACTACCTCCTCTAAAAAATCTCAATCATCTTCCTCAGGTGAACTCCAGTCATTTGTTTGGATTGCTTCCTCTGCTGGTGGCGTCCTTGGAAACCTTTTAGGTGGAATCGCCATTACTAGATGCTCCCCACAAGTTACGTTTCTCTTTTTTGGCGTTGTCCTTACTCTCCAGCTCTTTATAACCATTGCTGTCCGTGAAAGCTCTCTTAACCTCCCCAAGAGTACATCAAATGCTGGGATTATGAAGCAGCTTTCGCAGCTATCAGTTGCATTAAAGAAACCCGAAGTTGCTTACTCCATAGCATGGTTTGCTGCATCATATGCTGTAATTCCAGCACTGACAGGAACCATGTTCTTTTATCAAACACGATATTTGAAGATTGATTCATCACTACTAGGGATCTCTAAGGTTTTTGGGCAAGCAGCAATGGTTCTATGGAGCATCATCTACAATCATCACTTGAAAACAGTTCCAGCAAGGAAATTAATTGCAGCCATTCAGGCAACAATGGCCGTGTTcatggcttctgatgttctattcGTGAGGGGATTTTATCGAAATATGGGGGTGCCAGACGCATTGTACGTGATTATTTTCTCAGGACTTTTGGAGGTGATGTTTTTTTTCAAGATTCTTCCTTTCAATATTTTAATAGCACAGCTCTGCCCCCCAGGGTGTGAGGGATCGCTGATGGCACTCGTGGCATCTGCTATAGCACTTGCATTGATAGTGAGTGGATACTTTGGTGTTGCACTTGCATCTTATATAGGGGTTACAGGAGATGATTTTTCAGGGTTCCCCCGAGCCCTTCTGATACAGGCAGTGTGTACACTTTTGCCAATTTACTGGTCCTCATGTGTTCCAGATGATAAGGAATCCACAGCTAGGAAAAAGAATCTGTAA
- the LOC110621127 gene encoding maltose excess protein 1, chloroplastic isoform X1 codes for MARSLLAPLAGTAPSLHSSLFSNFPLYSHSFPSRTLSSAVHKPSNCYTHYSLTSLHRRLSPVSALDSDVPHPLHQGSADVKDSKRFKQWDSWTAKFSGASNIPFLLLQMPQIILNAQNLMAGNKTALLAVPWLGMFTGLLGNLSLLSYFVKKKETEVIVVQTLGVVSIYIVITQLAMAEAMPLPHFVATSVVVATGLVLNFFNYLGKLNAGIWRVWEDFITVTGLSALPQVMWSTFVPYIPSTILPGAMAFVVAVAAVIMARTGKLSEKGVKFVGGISGWTATLLFMWMPVSQMWTNFLNPDNIKGLSAFSMLLAMIGNGLMVPRALFIRDFMWFTGSSWAALFYGYGNILCMFCFNSISREFFLAATVVLVSWIGMALWRDTVVYGYNSPLTSLKELAFGST; via the exons ATGGCCAGGTCTCTGCTTGCGCCTCTAGCTGGCACAGCACCGTCTCTGCACTCTTCGTTGTTCTCGAATTTCCCTCTATATTCCCATTCCTTTCCCTCCAGGACCCTTTCTTCGGCTGTCCACAAGCCTTCTAATTGTTACACCCACTATTCTCTAACTTCACTTCATCGACGCCTCTCTCCTGTTTCCGCTCTAGATTCTGACGTCCCTCACCCTCTTCACCAG GGATCAGCGGATGTAAAGGACAGTAAGAGATTTAAACAATGGGATTCGTGGACAGCGAAATTTTCTGGAGCTTCGAATATACCATTTTTGTTGCTTCAAATGCCTCAGATTATACTCAACGCGCAAAATCTAATGGCTGGAAATAAAACTGCCTTGTTGGCTGTTCCATGGCTG GGGATGTTTACTGGGTTGCTTGGAAATCTTTCTTTGCTTTCCTacttcgtgaaaaagaaggaaacgGAAGTAATTGTGGTGCAAACGCTGGGAGTTGTTTCTATTTACATAGTAATTACTCAGCTTGCAATGGCAGAAGCTATGCCTCTGCCTCACTTTGTTGCCACTTCAGTAGTTGTGGCAACAGGTTTGGTGTTGAATTTCTTCAATTACCTTGGAAAGCTTAATGCTGGAATCTGGCGGGTTTGGGAAGATTTTATAACTGTGACTGGACTCTCGGCTCTTCCCCAG GTCATGTGGTCTACATTTGTGCCGTATATTCCAAGCACTATCTTGCCTGGAGCAATGGCATTTGTGGTAGCTGTAGCAGCTGTTATAATG GCACGAACAGGCAAGCTCTCAGAGAAGGGTGTTAAATTTGTTGGAGGAATATCTGGATGGACGGCAACTCTTCTTTTCATGTGGATGCCAGTTTCACAAATG TGGACAAATTTCCTGAATCCTGATAACATCAAAGGCTTATCAGCTTTTTCAATGTTGCTTGCAATGATTGGAAATGGACTTATggtcccacgtgcactcttcatTCGTGATTTTATGTG GTTCACTGGGTCAAGTTGGGCTGCACTCTTTTATGGGTATGGGAATATTTTATGCATGTTCTG TTTCAACAGTATCAGCAGAGAATTCTTTCTTGCAGCCACTGTTGTTTTGGTTTCATGGATAG GAATGGCTCTGTGGAGAGACACTGTAGTATATGGATACAACTcgcctctgacatccttgaaagAGTTGGCTTTTGGCTCAACTTGA
- the LOC110621124 gene encoding pentatricopeptide repeat-containing protein At5g14770, mitochondrial, producing MINHFKSPVRFFSPSMFLAKSVSFSSTKHPSLSPSIPKPYQNPIPVSPKSSSTFQCIHSITIPPSKSYLYASFFCTLIHLYLTCGRLSKATNTFYDMRNCNIIPRLPLWNQLMYQFNAFGLVSQVCDIYTEMLTCGVLPNVFTHNVLVHAWCKMGNLILALDLLKNVDIEADTVTYNTIIWGFCQQGLANQAFGFLSIMVKKDTFFDSITCNTLVKGYCRIGLVKYGEWVMGNLVGGGICKDIIGFNTLIDGYCKTGEMSCALNLMEKMKEDGVLPDIISYNSLINGFCKRGEFDKAKCLLVEILGSRNEKDFVLSHFDDRSKKDGHVDLEPNLITHTTLINAYCKQHGLEEARALYEEMVINGILPDEVTYSSILNGLCKHGKLFEAKALLREMEMMGVDPNHVVYATLIDSLFKAGSAWEAFVYQSQMVVRGIAFDLVICTTLLDGLFKSSKPEDAEDMFRILSKLNLIPNVITYTALIDGRCKLGDMESAVSLLQEMEERLIIPNVITYSSIINGYTKKGMLDEAINIVKKMLRQNIMPNAYIYATLIDGYCKVGKQEIALDLYNEMKLSGLEENNVLLDVFLNNLKRGRKMDEAEGLIKDMMSRGLLLDHVNYTSLMDVLFKLGKESAALKLVEEMTEKSIPLDVVAYNVLTNGLLKLGKFEIKAVHTQMEELGLSPDLATYNTMINAYCRHGKLENACELWNEMKSHKIVPNSITYNTLVKGLSAAGEIENAINVMNEMLVMGIHPNFITHRALLDASSKSGKANRILQMHEQLIGMGLKVNREVCNNLIVVLCRLRMTKKATSVLKYMIRDGFVPDTITYNALIRGYCEGSHVERALASYTQMLNEGIPPNIITYNLLLGGLLGAGLMTGAEKLVDKMKENGLNPDASTYDTLISGHCKSGNKKESIKLYCKMVAQGFVPKISTYNVLMNEFAKVGKMDQARELLNEMQMRGVPPNSYTYNILICGWCNLSKQQELSTILKKAYRTEAKILITEMNEKGFVPCKSTIACICSTFARPGMMLDAEKLLKEMYKRKSS from the coding sequence ATGATCAATCATTTCAAGAGTCCAGTAAGATTCTTTTCTCCCTCTATGTTCCTCGCGAAATCCGTCTCTTTCTCATCAACCAAACACCCTTCCTTGTCCCCTTCCATTCCAAAACCCTATCAAAACCCGATTCCGGTATCACCCAAGTCCTCCTCTACTTTTCAATGTATCCACTCGATCACCATCCCACCTTCGAAATCCTATCTATATGCCTCATTTTTCTGCACTCTTATACACCTCTACTTGACATGTGGCAGACTCTCTAAAGCTACTAACACATTCTATGACATGAGAAACTGCAATATTATTCCTAGGTTGCCCCTGTGGAATCAGCTCATGTACCAGTTCAATGCCTTTGGCTTGGTCTCTCAGGTATGTGATATTTATACTGAGATGTTGACTTGTGGAGTTTTGCCGAATGTTTTCACCCACAACGTTTTGGTGCATGCTTGGTGCAAAATGGGTAATTTGATTTTGGCCTTAGATTTACTTAAGAATGTCGATATTGAGGCTGATACAGTTACATATAACACAATTATTTGGGGTTTTTGCCAGCAAGGTTTAGCCAATCAGGCTTTTGGATTTTTGTCAATCATGGTGAAGAAAGATACATTCTTTGATTCTATTACTTGTAATACTTTGGTTAAAGGCTATTGTAGAATTGGGTTAGTTAAGTATGGAGAGTGGGTTATGGGTAATTTGGTTGGTGGAGGGATTTGTAAAGACATCATAGGCTTTAATACATTGATTGATGGATATTGCAAAACAGGAGAAATGAGTTGTGCGCTCAACTTGATGGAAAAAATGAAGGAAGATGGTGTGCTGCCTGATATTATTAGCTATAATTCTTTGATTAATGGGTTTTGTAAAAGAGGTGAGTTTGACAAAGCTAAGTGTCTTCTTGTGGAAATATTGGGGTCTAGGAATGAAAAAGATTTTGTTCTTTCACATTTTGATGATAGAAGCAAGAAGGATGGACATGTGGACTTGGAACCAAACCTTATCACACACACCACCCTTATAAATGCATACTGTAAGCAGCATGGGCTTGAGGAAGCACGAGCTTTGTATGAAGAAATGGTCATTAATGGGATCTTGCCTGATGAAGTTACCTATAGTTCTATTTTAAATGGCCTTTGCAAGCATGGGAAATTATTTGAAGCAAAAGCACTTTTGAGAGAGATGGAGATGATGGGTGTGGATCCCAATCATGTTGTTTATGCTACTCTTATTGATTCATTATTTAAAGCAGGGAGTGCTTGGGAAGCTTTTGTCTATCAAAGTCAAATGGTGGTTCGTGGAATTGCCTTTGATTTGGTTATATGCACCAcattgctggatgggctttttaAGTCTAGTAAGCCTGAAGATGCAGAAGACATGTTCAGGATTCTTTCAAAACTTAATCTTATTCCAAATGTCATCACTTATACAGCATTGATTGATGGGCGTTGCAAGTTGGGAGACATGGAAAGTGCGGTGTCTCTTTTACAAGAAATGGAAGAGAGACTTATTATTCCAAATGTCATCACATATTCTTCTATTATAAATGGTTATACAAAGAAAGGaatgcttgatgaagctatcaaCATTGTGAAGAAAATGTTGCGTCAAAATATCATGCCAAATGCTTACATTTATGCTACACTAATTGATGGCTATTGCAAGGTTGGTAAACAAGAAATTGCTCTTGATCTCTATAATGAAATGAAATTGAGTGGATTGGAGGAGAACAATGTTCTACTTGATGTTTTTTTAAACAACTTGAAAAGAGGTAGAAAAATGGACGAAGCTGAGGGATTAATCAAAGATATGATGTCTAGGGGCTTACTATTGGATCATGTTAACTACACATCTCTAATGGATGTCCTCTTCAAGTTGGGAAAGGAGTCTGCTGCTCTAAAACTAGTTGAAGAAATGACCGAGAAAAGTATACCATTGGATGTTGTTGCATATAATGTGTTGACAAACGGTCTCTTAAAACTTGgaaaatttgaaatcaaagcTGTTCATACTCAAATGGAAGAGTTGGGTTTATCTCCTGACCTTGCTACATATAATACCATGATTAATGCATACTGTAGGCATGGGAAATTGGAAAATGCCTGTGAACTATGGAATGAGATGAAGAGCCATAAGATAGTGCCAAATTCAATCACTTACAACACCCTGGTAAAAGGGCTTTCTGCAGCTGGTGAAATTGAAAATGCAATAAATGTTATGAATGAAATGTTGGTTATGGGAATTCATCCTAACTTCATCACCCATAGGGCTCTGCTTGATGCCTCTTCAAAAAGTGGAAAGGCGAACAGAATCTTGCAAATGCATGAGCAACTTATTGGTATGGGACTTAAAGTCAATCGAGAAGTTTGTAACAATTTAATTGTGGTCTTGTGCAGGCTGCGTATGACTAAGAAAGCCACTTCAGTATTGAAATACATGATTCGAGATGGATTTGTACCAGATACTATCACTTACAACGCTCTTATACGAGGATATTGTGAAGGCAGTCATGTTGAGAGGGCTTTGGCCTCATATACTCAGATGCTGAATGAAGGAATTCCACCAAATATTATTACTTACAATCTCCTTCTAGGTGGTCTCTTAGGAGCTGGTTTGATGACAGGAGCGGAGAAATTAGTTGATAAAATGAAGGAGAATGGATTGAACCCTGATGCTTCAACATATGATACTTTGATCTCTGGCCATTGTAAGTCAGGAAACAAGAAGGAATCCATAAAGCTTTACTGCAAAATGGTTGCCCAAGGCTTTGTTCCCAAAATCAGCACTTATAATGTTCTTATGAATGAGTTTGCAAAGGTGGGAAAGATGGACCAGGCTAGAGAGCTTCTGAATGAGATGCAAATGAGAGGCGTTCCTCCAAATTCTTACACTTACAACATACTAATCTGTGGATGGTGCAACTTATCTAAACAACAAGAGTTAAGCACAATATTGAAAAAGGCATACAGAACTGAGGCAAAAATATTAATCACAGAGATGAATGAGAAAGGATTTGTTCCATGTAAAAGCACTATTGCTTGTATCTGTTCTACTTTTGCTAGACCAGGAATGATGCTTGATGCCGAGAAACTGTTGAAGGAAATGTATAAACGAAAGAGTAGTTAA
- the LOC110621127 gene encoding maltose excess protein 1, chloroplastic isoform X2 — protein MARSLLAPLAGTAPSLHSSLFSNFPLYSHSFPSRTLSSAVHKPSNCYTHYSLTSLHRRLSPVSALDSDVPHPLHQGSADVKDSKRFKQWDSWTAKFSGASNIPFLLLQMPQIILNAQNLMAGNKTALLAVPWLGMFTGLLGNLSLLSYFVKKKETEVIVVQTLGVVSIYIVITQLAMAEAMPLPHFVATSVVVATGLVLNFFNYLGKLNAGIWRVWEDFITVTGLSALPQVMWSTFVPYIPSTILPGAMAFVVAVAAVIMARTGKLSEKGVKFVGGISGWTATLLFMWMPVSQMWTNFLNPDNIKGLSAFSMLLAMIGNGLMVPRALFIRDFMWFTGSSWAALFYGYGNILCMFWNGSVERHCSIWIQLASDILERVGFWLNLKFKAM, from the exons ATGGCCAGGTCTCTGCTTGCGCCTCTAGCTGGCACAGCACCGTCTCTGCACTCTTCGTTGTTCTCGAATTTCCCTCTATATTCCCATTCCTTTCCCTCCAGGACCCTTTCTTCGGCTGTCCACAAGCCTTCTAATTGTTACACCCACTATTCTCTAACTTCACTTCATCGACGCCTCTCTCCTGTTTCCGCTCTAGATTCTGACGTCCCTCACCCTCTTCACCAG GGATCAGCGGATGTAAAGGACAGTAAGAGATTTAAACAATGGGATTCGTGGACAGCGAAATTTTCTGGAGCTTCGAATATACCATTTTTGTTGCTTCAAATGCCTCAGATTATACTCAACGCGCAAAATCTAATGGCTGGAAATAAAACTGCCTTGTTGGCTGTTCCATGGCTG GGGATGTTTACTGGGTTGCTTGGAAATCTTTCTTTGCTTTCCTacttcgtgaaaaagaaggaaacgGAAGTAATTGTGGTGCAAACGCTGGGAGTTGTTTCTATTTACATAGTAATTACTCAGCTTGCAATGGCAGAAGCTATGCCTCTGCCTCACTTTGTTGCCACTTCAGTAGTTGTGGCAACAGGTTTGGTGTTGAATTTCTTCAATTACCTTGGAAAGCTTAATGCTGGAATCTGGCGGGTTTGGGAAGATTTTATAACTGTGACTGGACTCTCGGCTCTTCCCCAG GTCATGTGGTCTACATTTGTGCCGTATATTCCAAGCACTATCTTGCCTGGAGCAATGGCATTTGTGGTAGCTGTAGCAGCTGTTATAATG GCACGAACAGGCAAGCTCTCAGAGAAGGGTGTTAAATTTGTTGGAGGAATATCTGGATGGACGGCAACTCTTCTTTTCATGTGGATGCCAGTTTCACAAATG TGGACAAATTTCCTGAATCCTGATAACATCAAAGGCTTATCAGCTTTTTCAATGTTGCTTGCAATGATTGGAAATGGACTTATggtcccacgtgcactcttcatTCGTGATTTTATGTG GTTCACTGGGTCAAGTTGGGCTGCACTCTTTTATGGGTATGGGAATATTTTATGCATGTTCTG GAATGGCTCTGTGGAGAGACACTGTAGTATATGGATACAACTcgcctctgacatccttgaaagAGTTGGCTTTTGGCTCAACTTGAAGTTCAAAGCAATGTAG
- the LOC110620694 gene encoding cytochrome P450 89A2 has translation MEIWFLIVISLCTSYLVNSVFKLFFPTRNLPPGPFALPIIGNFLFLRRSSFDLEPILRSIHAKFGPIITLYMGSRPAIFIADHSLAHQALVQSGALFADRPPAFPVSKIISSNQHNISSAFYGPTWRLLRRNLTAEILHPSRVKSYAHARKWVLQILRNRIVSQAKTGHPVSVLDNFQFSMFALLVLMCFGDRLDEDQIKQIERAQRDIILCYVKFNILNSFPRLSKIFMRRRWEEFFQIRQRHRDVLIPLIRARKKFKEDKKEYQDGYVICYADTLLDLDLPSEKRKLNEDEMVSLCSEFLNGGTDTTSTALQWIMANLVKYPQIQQNIFMEIKRVMTDEEEEEEVKEEDLQKMPYLKAVILEGLRRHPPGHFVLTHAVTEDAFLEKYLIPKNGIVNFMVAEMGWDPKVWEDPMAFKPERFVNSEGEVFDITGSREIKMMPFGVGRRICPAYGLAMLHLEYFVANLIWNFEWKAVNGDEVDLSEKLEFTVMMKNPLQAQVFPRLK, from the coding sequence ATGGAAATCTGGTTCCTCATCGTCATCTCTCTCTGCACTTCTTACCTCGTAAACTCTGTCTTCAAACTCTTCTTCCCCACCCGCAACCTTCCACCTGGCCCCTTTGCCTTGCCAATCATCGGCAACTTCCTATTTCTCCGGAGGTCCTCGTTCGATCTGGAGCCTATCCTCCGTTCCATCCACGCCAAGTTCGGCCCAATCATCACACTCTATATGGGTTCTCGTCCGGCTATCTTCATCGCTGATCATTCCCTCGCTCACCAGGCCTTGGTTCAGAGTGGTGCCCTCTTCGCAGACCGTCCACCAGCTTTTCCCGTCAGTAAAATCATCAGCAGCAATCAGCATAACATCAGTTCTGCTTTCTATGGTCCTACATGGCGGCTTCTCAGGAGGAATCTCACCGCCGAAATCCTCCACCCTTCGCGTGTTAAATCTTATGCTCATGCTCGCAAGTGGGTTCTTCAAATTCTTAGGAATCGCATCGTCTCTCAAGCAAAAACTGGTCATCCTGTGTCCGTCCTggacaattttcaattttccaTGTTTGCTCTTTTAGTTCTTATGTGTTTCGGTGACAGGCTCGATGAAGACCAGATCAAACAGATTGAAAGAGCTCAACGGGACATAATTCTATGCTATGTTAAGTTCAATATCCTCAATTCCTTTCCAAGATTGTCCAAAATTTTCATGCGCAGGCGTTGGGAAGAGTTCTTTCAGATTCGCCAAAGACACAGAGATGTATTGATTCCATTGATAAGAGCTAGAAAGAAGTTCAAAGAGGACAAAAAAGAGTATCAGGACGGATACGTTATATGCTATGCTGATactttgctggatttggatctTCCTAGTGAAAAAAGAAAGCTTAATGAAGACGAAATGGTGAGTTTATGCTCAGAGTTTCTCAACGGCGGCACTGATACAACTTCAACAGCATTACAATGGATCATGGCAAATTTGGTCAAGTACCCACAAATTCAACAGAACATATTCATGGAGATTAAAAGGGTTATGacagatgaagaagaagaagaagaagtgaaAGAAGAGGATTTGCAGAAGATGCCATATCTGAAAGCTGTAATCTTGGAGGGATTAAGGAGGCATCCTCCAGGTCATTTTGTGCTGACACATGCAGTGACAGAAGATGCATTTTTGGAGAAATATTTGATCCCAAAGAATGGGATTGTAAATTTCATGGTGGCTGAGATGGGTTGGGATCCAAAAGTGTGGGAGGATCCAATGGCTTTCAAGCCTGAAAGATTTGTGAACAGTGAAGGCGAAGTATTTGACATAACAGGAAGTAGAGAGATCAAAATGATGCCGTTTGGGGTCGGAAGGAGAATTTGTCCTGCTTATGGCTTAGCTATGCTTCATTTGGAGTATTTTGTTGCTAATTTGATTTGGAATTTTGAGTGGAAGGCTGTGAATGGAGACGAAGTTGATTTATCAGAGAAGCTGGAATTTACAGTGATGATGAAGAATCCATTGCAGGCCCAGGTGTTTCCAagattgaaataa
- the LOC110621126 gene encoding uncharacterized protein LOC110621126 gives MVPRSWSRLLHFHSLRKPKKPPIPQLFRQVSTFPRFPTAQTSPFSNSSTTFFCTAAGYSNRVVQDLLADLEREKQQEREARKRAGLDTKDIDEEDNEDYMGVGPLIEKLEKERLKPVVGDLHLREEPSDSDSDEDDERFGRETLTKGYEVFQKKHERHEELLRHFVDSETLEDAFKWMNKIDKFEQKHFHLRPEYRVIGELINRLKIAEGKDKFILQQKLNRAMRLVDWKEAYDPNNPANYGVIQHAQVGSNVDDLDNAGFEKQKQMIQGGSDEDEEEFDDMKERDDILLEKLNAIDKKLEEKLAELDHTFGKKGKVLEEEIRDLAEERNALTEKKRRPMYRKGFDVKLIDVNRTCKVTKGGQVVKYTAILACGNYHGVVGFAKAKGPAVPIALQKAYEKCFQNLHYVERHEEHTIAHAIQTEYKKTKVYLWPASTRTGMKAGRIVQTVLNLAGFKNVKSKVIGSRNPHNTVKALFKALNAIETPKDVQEKFGRTVVEKYLL, from the exons ATGGTACCCAGATCTTGGTCCCGCCTTCTCCATTTCCATTCCCTCAGAAAACCTAAAAAACCCCCAATCCCCCAACTCTTCCGGCAGGTATCGACTTTTCCTCGCTTTCCCACCGCCCAAACATCCCCATTCTCCAATTCCTCGACCACCTTCTTCTGCACCGCCGCTGGTTACTCCAACCGGGTCGTCCAGGACCTCCTGGCCGATCTCGAGCGCGAGAAACAgcaggaaagagaggcaaggaaGCGAGCTGGACTAGACACCAAGGACATTGATGAAGAGGATAACGAGGATTACATGGGCGTGGGGCCATTAATAGAGAAGCTAGAGAAGGAGAGGCTGAAGCCTGTTGTTGGGGATTTGCATCTTCGTGAAGAGCCATCTGATTCGGATAGCGATGAGGATGATGAGAGGTTTGGCAGAGAAACATTGACCAAAGGGTATGAAGTGTTCCAGAAGAAACATGAACGCCATGAGGAGTTGCTTCGGCATTTTGTAGATTCTG AGACACTTGAGGATGCTTTCAAATGGATGAATAAAATTGACAAGTTTGAGCAAAAACATTTTCATCTTCGACCTGAATACAGGGTCATTGGTGAGCTGATTAATCGTCTAAAAATAGCAGAAGGCAAAGATAAATTTATTCTTCAACAAAAATTGAACAGGGCAATGCGGCTGGTAGACTGGAAGGAAGCTTATGATCCCAACAATCCAGCCAATTATGGAGTTATTCAGCATGCACAAGTTGGCTCTAATGTTGATGACTTGGATAATGCTGGGtttgaaaaacaaaagcaaaTGATACAAGGTGGGTCTGATGAGGATGAGGAGGAGTTTGATGACATGAAGGAAAGGGATGACATACTATTAGAGAAGCTCAATGCCATTGATAAGAAACTTGAAGAGAAATTAGCTGAGCTAGATCATACCTTTGGAAAGAAAGGGAAGGTTCTTGAGGAGGAGATCAGAGATCTTGCAGAGGAGAGAAATGCTTTgacagagaagaaaagaagaccaATGTATAGAAAA GGTTTTGATGTGAAATTGATAGATGTGAATCGAACTTGTAAAGTTACCAAG GGAGGACAAGTAGTCAAGTACACTGCTATCTTAGCTTGTGGAAACTATCATGGTGTTGTTGGTTTTGCTAAAGCCAAAGGCCCAGCTGTCCCTATAGCTCTTCAGAAG GCCTATGAGAAATGCTTTCAGAATCTCCACTATGTAGAACGGCATGAGGAGCACACAATTGCACATGCAATACAAACAGAATATAAGAAAACCAAG GTGTATCTTTGGCCAGCCTCTACTAGAACGGGTATGAAAGCCGGAAGAATTGTTCAAACCGTTTTGAATTTGGCTGGTTTCAAAAATGTCAAATCCAAG GTTATTGGCTCAAGGAATCCTCATAACACTGTTAAGGCTCTTTTTAAAGCTTTAAATGCA ATTGAAACTCCAAAGGATGTGCAAGAGAAGTTTGGGAGGACAGTTGTTGAGAAGTACTTGCTGTGA